In Verrucomicrobiota bacterium, the sequence CGGATGGTCGTCCGTCTGCGCCGAGAGGATCGCCACTTCTTCTTCGGGCGCGACGTAGCCCAGCGTCAGTTGCATCGCGAACCGGTCCATCTGCGCTTCGGGCAACGGATACGTCCCGCGAAACTCAACCGGGTTTTGCGTGGCGATGACGAAGAAGAGCGGCGGGAGCCGGCGCCGTTCGCCATCCAGGCTGACCTGGCCTTCGCCCATCGCTTCCAGCAGCGCGGATTGCGTGCGCGGCGACGCGCGGTTGATTTCGTCCGCGAGCAGAATGTTGGTGAAAACGGGCCCTTCATGGAACTGAAACAGTTGCGCACCCTGGTTGTAGATCGACACGCCCAGGATGTCCGAAGGCAGGAGGTCCGGCGTGAATTGAATGCGTTTGAATCGGGCGTCGATGGATCGCGCCAGAGCCTTGGCCAGCGTGGTTTTGCCGGTGCCGGGAAAATCTTCCAGCAAGACGTGCCCGTCGCTCGCCAGCGCCGCGAGCAGCTTGCGCAGCGTGCCCGTCTGGCCCTG encodes:
- a CDS encoding MoxR family ATPase, with protein sequence MIAPAVSSVDSKPARSIAPLTPKDVFRQLLGNIEQVIQGQTGTLRKLLAALASDGHVLLEDFPGTGKTTLAKALARSIDARFKRIQFTPDLLPSDILGVSIYNQGAQLFQFHEGPVFTNILLADEINRASPRTQSALLEAMGEGQVSLDGERRRLPPLFFVIATQNPVEFRGTYPLPEAQMDRFAMQLTLGYVAPEEEVAILSAQTDDHPLDRLAPCVSAADLLELKAAVKDVRISDELKRYIVDLTGATRSAGGVQLGASPRASIALMKAAQALALFDGLDFVTPDQIQEIAVPVMAHRLGLEPQAKFSGVTAQKIVNEILNKIPVPA